TTGATATCATCCAAGGTTCGTGCCTGAGGGATGAATGAGGTCTGCACAAGCTGCCCTCCATCTATGAGAGTTTTGAACTCCAAGACAGGAAACCCGATATACTCATGCAGCCCGTCCATGTTGGCTATCCTCATGACTCTCAGATTCTTTGATGTTGCCAGGATGCCCAGGACTCCTTCCTCATAGTCAGGAGCTACCACAACCTCTGAATAGTTCTGGATAATAGCTTCTGCAGTCTCCTTATCAAGAGTGCGGTTTAATGCAATTGTCCCGCCAAAAGCAGCAACCCGATCAGCCATGTTTGCTTTTTGGTATGCATCCAGCAGCGTAGTTCCAACCGCGACTCCGCATGGGTTGTTATGCTTCATGATTGCTGCAACAGGAGCATCCATGAAATATCTCAGGATATTCAATGCATTGTCAGGATCAGTGATGTTGGTCTTGCCTGGATGCTTCCCTGACTGGAGAAGCTCAGGGCTTGATGCAAGCCACTTCCCATCATATAATATCCGCACATCACCAAGCACAAGATTCCCGTTAATGGGCTTATACAACGCAGCCGTCTGGCCAGGGTTGTCTCCATATCTCAATCCCTTTATTTCGCCTCCGATCTCCCACCCTACTTTCTCATACAGAAATACGGACTCCCCAAATCTGATCTCCATAGTACTTGGAAAATGGTCTCCAAGGATTGTTTTATACATTGTCTGAAGTTTTTCCATTTTATTCACCTCGTATCAGAAAATGTGTAGCAGTTCCGAAGAGCCTGACGATTCCGCACAATCTCGTTAAGCATATACCTAGCAATAGTATTGTCGTATGCAGCACTCATTTCAAAAGCCTTTGGAGCAAGTTCCGTCCTCTGGTCAAATGTCGTGCAGCCATCATTCGCCAGGATGGTCTGCAGAACACGTACGTAATCAGCGGGATCACAGACAGCAGCGCAACCAAGAAAATTCTTCGAAGCTCCGCGTATCATTGCAGGCCCTCCAATATCAATGTTCCCCCGTGCTGACTCAAAATCATAAGGTTTTCCTGTTTTCGGATTGACTTCGCCAGCCTGAATCTTAGAAACAATATCCTTGAAAGGATAAAGATTCACCACAACCATATCGATATACACTGCTCCACCAAGTTGATCTTGGAGATAGGCCTGATGAGCTGGGTTATTCCGCTCCCCCAATATACCTGCATGAATCTTAGGGTGCAGAGTCTTGACTAATCCCCCTTCCATCTCAGGGAATTGTGTGTACTCTGCAACTTCAGTCAAATGCTTTTCTGCCGAGGGTCCCAGGATTGCTTCAATTGATTTATACGTTCCTCCTGTCGACATGATCATAACTTCCATTCCATTTGCATCTTGTGCTTCGACCAATCCAGGGATTAATACCTCGAGCCCTGTCTTGTCAAAAACACTCACCAGAACATTCTTTACAGGTATTTTATCATCAACGGTTCCTTGTGCGTCTCGTATAGTCATTGTTCGACCTCAGCCTGCTTTTTTTACTCACCCACTCCAAACTGCCATCCATTCGGGATTTGCACACCGTCAAAATAGAGACTGCCTTTTCCATCCTTTGCATATTTCCCTCTTGCTAATGAATCAATCACTTTTGGAAATATGACCCAATCTCCATGCACCTTTAATCGCTCCTGGCAGTCTTTTGCATAGCCATAAAGGGGATATTTTTCAGCAGTTATCTGGTCTAAGTCAGGGAGCTCGGTCCCTCTTTGCTGCGCTGCTGCCAGAGGCCCATTCACCAATGGCTTGGCCTGGTCCATGATGGCGTTAAACCCGTCCATAAATGCTTTGATTTCCTTAATGATATTTCCACCACCTAAGGCCGCAACCCTGTCATCCAGATCCAGGATTTCCCGCGAAAGCGGCTGGGGCTCTGAGATACCCATCAAAGGGCCGCAGTCAAGATCAGGAGTTACGAGATGCACAGAGGTGTATACCTCATTCTCCCCTGCAAGGATAGCCTTTGCGCTAGGAATCCAGCCCAGACCCCGGTATTTCGGCCTCCCGTTGCTTCCTCGGACACGCAAATCTCCAGGATGGACATTGACTGTAACAAAATTCTCGCAGATTACAGGAGTGACCACCCAGTCATAGCCTGCGAGGCAAACTGCATCCACAGAAAACAGCTTTAAGGCTTCACTCTGGACAACATCATAGTTGGCACGCACGTCCATGTCGCTCAGGGCGTGTTCCCTCTCATTCGCCTTTTTATAGTAACTTTGTATAGGATTACAGAAAAGGTTGATATCAATACCTTTCTCCTTGTACTCCTCCTGGATTGTTGAGGCGTTGGATTCCATATTATCAGTAAAAAGAAAGACAGGCTCAAAGGAAACATCTCCGCTTGAGCGTTGCTCAATATACGTGTCAAGTATCTTCTTCACATTCGAGCCTGTGCCTGACATGAATAAGGCAAGCCTCATCGGATCCTTCTTGGGAGAGTAGAGTGGCGTCAGATCCAAAGTTCCGTTTCTCATTT
This window of the Candidatus Nanoarchaeia archaeon genome carries:
- a CDS encoding IMP cyclohydrolase; this encodes MEKLQTMYKTILGDHFPSTMEIRFGESVFLYEKVGWEIGGEIKGLRYGDNPGQTAALYKPINGNLVLGDVRILYDGKWLASSPELLQSGKHPGKTNITDPDNALNILRYFMDAPVAAIMKHNNPCGVAVGTTLLDAYQKANMADRVAAFGGTIALNRTLDKETAEAIIQNYSEVVVAPDYEEGVLGILATSKNLRVMRIANMDGLHEYIGFPVLEFKTLIDGGQLVQTSFIPQARTLDDIKALPLGYHETKTRGRFEIKRTPTEAEYLDMGFGWLVESGVASNSVLFVKDLATVSIGTGGQDRVGIAKQAVRKAYDNCKDTLCFQETGALSFNELELGLSGKEIPTRKSREIFESLKDPQQLQRSILWSAQESKGGLEGAVAVSDAFFPFRDGVDVCLNEGITAIIQPGGSERDFEAIQACNEAGATMVFTGQRSFKH
- a CDS encoding formyltransferase family protein, producing MRNGTLDLTPLYSPKKDPMRLALFMSGTGSNVKKILDTYIEQRSSGDVSFEPVFLFTDNMESNASTIQEEYKEKGIDINLFCNPIQSYYKKANEREHALSDMDVRANYDVVQSEALKLFSVDAVCLAGYDWVVTPVICENFVTVNVHPGDLRVRGSNGRPKYRGLGWIPSAKAILAGENEVYTSVHLVTPDLDCGPLMGISEPQPLSREILDLDDRVAALGGGNIIKEIKAFMDGFNAIMDQAKPLVNGPLAAAQQRGTELPDLDQITAEKYPLYGYAKDCQERLKVHGDWVIFPKVIDSLARGKYAKDGKGSLYFDGVQIPNGWQFGVGE